The Caulobacter sp. FWC2 region GGGACACTCCTTTACCGCCCTGGCGCCCACCAACGGCACGCTGATCTCGCTGGATGCGATCTCCGGGATCGTCGGCTGGGAAGGTGACGAGGCGATCGTCCGCACCGGCACGCGGCTGGGCGCCCTGGGTCCCATGCTGGCCGAGAAGGGCCGGGCGCTGCCCAACCTGCCGGACATCAACAAGCAGTCGCTGGGCGGCGCGCTGGGCACGGCCACTCATGGCACGGGCGCCAGGATCCAGGCCATGCACGGCAGCGTCACGGGCCTGCGGCTGGTCACGCCCTCGGGCAAGGTCATCGACGCCGACGCGACCAAGAACCCCGAGGTGTTCCAGGCCGCGCGCGTCTCGCTGGGCGCGCTGGGCGTCATCACCCAGGTTCGGATCAAGACCAGCGCCAACCGGCGCCTGCGCCGCCGCGTCTGGCTGGAGCCGTTCGAGGAGGCCCTCGCCAAGGCCGACGAACGCTGGGCCCAGCACCGCAACTTCGAGTTCTACGCCGTGCCGTTCACGGGATTGGCGGCCAATATCAGCCACGACGAGACCGACGATCCGGCCGAACCGCGCGGCCCGGACCAGGACACCGAGTTCCTGCAGGCGCTGCGGGGACTACGCAACCTGCTGGGGTTCGCCACGCCGCTACGCAAGGCCGCCGCCCACGCGCTGCTATCGACGGCCAAGCCGGAGACGGCGGTCGACGAGGGCTGGAAGCTGCTGTCGACCGAGCGCCCCGTGCGCTTCAACGAGATGGAGTTCCACCTTCCCGTTGAGAACCAATTGAAGGCGCTGGAGGAGGTGGTTGGCGCCATCGAGAAGGAGCGCCCGGACGTCTTCTTTCCGATCGAGGTGCGCCGCATCGCGCCGGATGACGCCTGGCTGTCGCCGTTCCAGGGCGGGCCGCGCGGCTCGGTGGCGGTGCACGCCTATTACCGCGACGACTTCACGTTCCTGTACACCTTGATCGAGCCGATCTTCCGCCGCTACGACGGCCGCCCGCACTGGGGCAAGCTGCACACGCTGAACGGCGGCCAGCTGGAGGCGATCTATCCGCGCTGGAAGGATTTCCTGGCGGTCCGGCAGGAATTGGATCCGGACGGCCGTATGCTCAATCCCTACCTGAAGGGCCTGTTCGGCCTTTGAGCGACTACGCCGCGCTGCCCAGA contains the following coding sequences:
- a CDS encoding D-arabinono-1,4-lactone oxidase; its protein translation is MISRRGALIAGGTGAAVVAGGGVAAYKVATGDKPEPPSPPSVDAQGKLLWRNWSGVQHAYPAARLAPKDEDELATALKVAQAPIRPVGAGHSFTALAPTNGTLISLDAISGIVGWEGDEAIVRTGTRLGALGPMLAEKGRALPNLPDINKQSLGGALGTATHGTGARIQAMHGSVTGLRLVTPSGKVIDADATKNPEVFQAARVSLGALGVITQVRIKTSANRRLRRRVWLEPFEEALAKADERWAQHRNFEFYAVPFTGLAANISHDETDDPAEPRGPDQDTEFLQALRGLRNLLGFATPLRKAAAHALLSTAKPETAVDEGWKLLSTERPVRFNEMEFHLPVENQLKALEEVVGAIEKERPDVFFPIEVRRIAPDDAWLSPFQGGPRGSVAVHAYYRDDFTFLYTLIEPIFRRYDGRPHWGKLHTLNGGQLEAIYPRWKDFLAVRQELDPDGRMLNPYLKGLFGL